One region of Erwinia tracheiphila genomic DNA includes:
- the tadA gene encoding tRNA adenosine(34) deaminase TadA → MIVNDEFWMRHALTLARRAWEEGEVPVGAVLVQGDRAIGEGWNRPVGHHDPTAHAEIMALRQGGQILRNYRLPDTTLYVTLEPCAMCAGAMVHGRITRLVYGARDEKTGAAGSLLDVLGHPGMNHQITIEQGIMAEACAAMLSDFFRLRRAEKKALRDAQRAREEKPV, encoded by the coding sequence ATGATTGTAAATGATGAATTCTGGATGCGCCACGCCCTGACGCTGGCTCGCCGTGCCTGGGAGGAAGGTGAAGTGCCGGTGGGGGCAGTGCTGGTGCAGGGTGACCGGGCCATCGGTGAAGGTTGGAACCGGCCTGTCGGGCATCACGATCCCACAGCCCACGCTGAAATTATGGCGCTGCGTCAGGGGGGGCAAATCCTCAGAAATTACCGATTGCCAGACACCACGTTATACGTGACGCTCGAACCTTGCGCCATGTGTGCTGGGGCAATGGTCCACGGGCGCATAACTCGGCTGGTATACGGTGCAAGGGATGAGAAAACCGGTGCGGCCGGATCGTTACTGGACGTATTAGGGCATCCCGGTATGAATCACCAAATCACCATTGAACAGGGCATAATGGCTGAAGCTTGCGCGGCTATGTTAAGCGATTTTTTCCGGCTGCGTCGTGCGGAAAAGAAGGCATTGCGCGATGCGCAACGGGCGAGAGAGGAGAAGCCAGTATAA
- the yfhb gene encoding phosphatidylglycerophosphatase C, translating into MGFNHPEELCLSTGQQRRVVFFDLDGTLHQQDMFGTFLRYLLWCHPLNLLLVIPLLPIVGLWLLVKGRASRGSVSLLLWAITVGHSETNIQRKEKQFAKWFRQRVTAFPVVQQRLTDYLDSPDADVWLITGSPQPLVEQVYFDAPFMPKVKLIGSQMSRRYGGRVMAMRCLGHEKVAQLEGKLGTPLQLYSGYSDSKQDNPLLFFCQHRWRVTPHGELQQLE; encoded by the coding sequence ATGGGATTTAATCATCCTGAGGAGCTATGTTTGAGCACTGGTCAGCAACGGCGCGTGGTGTTTTTTGATCTTGACGGTACGCTTCATCAGCAGGATATGTTCGGCACCTTTTTGCGCTATTTGCTCTGGTGTCACCCGCTGAATTTGCTGCTGGTTATTCCACTTTTACCGATTGTGGGTCTCTGGCTTCTGGTAAAAGGGCGCGCGTCACGTGGGTCTGTCAGTCTGTTACTGTGGGCGATAACCGTGGGGCACAGCGAAACGAATATCCAGCGGAAAGAAAAGCAGTTTGCAAAATGGTTTCGTCAGCGGGTGACCGCTTTTCCGGTAGTACAGCAGCGACTGACCGATTATCTGGACAGCCCGGACGCTGACGTCTGGTTGATTACGGGGTCGCCTCAGCCGCTGGTTGAACAGGTTTACTTTGATGCGCCTTTTATGCCAAAAGTGAAACTGATTGGCAGTCAGATGAGCCGCCGTTATGGCGGGCGGGTAATGGCCATGCGCTGTCTGGGCCATGAAAAAGTGGCGCAGCTTGAGGGGAAACTCGGCACACCTTTACAGCTCTACAGCGGCTACAGTGACAGTAAGCAGGATAATCCGCTGTTATTCTTCTGCCAGCACCGCTGGCGCGTGACGCCTCACGGGGAACTGCAACAGCTTGAGTAA
- a CDS encoding O-antigen ligase family protein, producing MSYLAVFKRYSMHERLTRSLFIVAITLLFLTLPLSFISEKSCRIAFYFCSYLSIVGIFINYRKTKSAITSTKIVLPFFALSVMYAVWSVIAAHYAVADVDNGLLFTPAKRWFLATLISMFILWGIREEFISQPLLCKLAWISFAAAFIFSSAGGIWQHINGIERITLGINRATMTAYAYSAMALTMMIMLNRINRVSLRHISILFAYLLSVYIIFLTETRSAMFIHITLGLLLIIKTLCQSKSLKLVPISAIIISFCVVGILGKNIIASRFDTTKQEILKFNEGDDHTSLGSRFTMWKSGMVAIAENPLGETQITRNTIIKEWLVASHNPNSFALDYIDVHLHNEFIQYASLFGIAGVIVLLFFFGKLLFDNGLRGFLGNPISVVTLSALLYGMTDVLFISVEYVVVFSTLILLVRASRYSPADQSPS from the coding sequence ATGTCTTACCTGGCCGTATTTAAACGCTATTCCATGCATGAACGCCTGACTCGCTCGCTGTTTATTGTTGCTATCACACTTCTTTTTTTAACACTTCCCCTAAGCTTTATTAGTGAGAAATCTTGTCGTATTGCCTTTTATTTTTGCAGCTATCTGAGTATAGTTGGTATTTTCATTAATTATCGAAAAACCAAATCAGCAATAACATCAACAAAAATTGTTCTTCCATTTTTTGCCTTATCGGTAATGTATGCTGTATGGTCGGTTATTGCCGCACATTATGCCGTAGCCGATGTTGACAATGGACTACTTTTTACACCGGCGAAACGCTGGTTTCTTGCCACTCTTATTTCAATGTTTATCCTTTGGGGTATCCGCGAGGAATTTATCAGCCAACCGCTACTGTGTAAGCTGGCATGGATTTCATTTGCGGCTGCTTTTATTTTTTCCAGCGCTGGAGGAATCTGGCAGCACATTAACGGTATAGAAAGAATCACGCTCGGCATTAATCGTGCGACAATGACCGCTTATGCGTACAGTGCAATGGCGCTCACGATGATGATAATGCTTAATCGCATTAACAGAGTATCACTCAGGCATATCAGCATCCTGTTCGCCTATTTACTCTCAGTCTATATAATATTTCTGACAGAAACGCGTTCTGCCATGTTTATTCATATTACTCTTGGTCTGCTGCTCATCATTAAAACATTATGCCAAAGCAAGTCGCTTAAACTGGTTCCCATCAGCGCGATAATTATATCTTTTTGCGTCGTTGGCATATTAGGCAAGAACATTATCGCCTCCCGTTTTGATACTACAAAACAGGAAATCCTGAAATTTAATGAGGGAGACGATCATACATCGTTAGGTTCACGCTTTACCATGTGGAAGTCTGGAATGGTGGCTATCGCAGAAAACCCGTTAGGCGAAACACAAATAACGCGTAACACTATCATAAAGGAATGGCTGGTTGCATCCCACAACCCCAACTCTTTTGCCCTCGATTATATTGATGTTCATTTACACAATGAGTTTATTCAATACGCGTCGCTTTTCGGTATTGCCGGGGTAATAGTACTTTTATTTTTCTTTGGCAAATTACTATTCGACAATGGCTTGAGGGGATTTTTAGGCAATCCAATTTCTGTTGTTACACTATCTGCTTTGCTGTACGGCATGACGGATGTCCTGTTTATCTCCGTGGAATATGTGGTGGTATTCAGTACACTGATTCTGTTAGTTCGTGCCAGTCGCTATTCGCCAGCAGATCAATCACCATCATAA
- the murQ gene encoding N-acetylmuramic acid 6-phosphate etherase, translating to MNLASLVSETRNADTMELDNLSTLEMVTKFNQQDATVAIAVSKTLPDVARAVDAAALSLSEGGRLIYVGAGTSGRLGVLDASECPPTFGVPHGVVVGLIAGGPGAMLKAVEGAEDDPQLGIDDLSALNLTARDMVVGIAASGRTPYVIGALRFAHQLGCRTVALSCNPDSPIAQEADIAISPVVGPEALTGSTRLKSGTAQKLVLNMLSTGAMVKTGKVYQNLMVDMQATNIKLVDRASRMVCEATGCAVADAVAALRQSNYAVKTAILMILSEVTAAQAETLLLKHKGFLRSALRD from the coding sequence ATGAATCTTGCTTCACTGGTTTCTGAAACACGCAATGCTGACACGATGGAACTCGACAATCTTTCCACGCTGGAGATGGTCACTAAATTCAACCAGCAGGATGCCACCGTCGCCATAGCGGTAAGCAAAACTCTGCCTGATGTGGCACGAGCGGTGGATGCAGCCGCGCTTTCATTGAGTGAGGGAGGGCGTCTGATTTACGTCGGCGCGGGCACCAGCGGGCGGCTTGGTGTACTGGATGCTTCTGAATGCCCACCTACCTTTGGTGTTCCTCACGGCGTGGTTGTCGGGCTGATTGCCGGAGGCCCCGGTGCGATGCTTAAGGCCGTGGAAGGGGCTGAGGACGACCCACAGCTTGGCATTGACGATTTGTCCGCACTCAATCTCACGGCGCGGGATATGGTCGTGGGCATTGCGGCTTCCGGGCGGACACCTTACGTTATTGGCGCATTACGCTTTGCCCACCAGCTGGGTTGCCGCACGGTGGCACTGTCCTGCAATCCTGATTCACCGATTGCGCAGGAAGCAGACATTGCCATTTCTCCGGTGGTGGGACCGGAAGCCCTGACAGGTTCAACACGTCTGAAGTCAGGCACCGCACAGAAGCTGGTGTTAAATATGCTTTCTACCGGCGCGATGGTGAAAACCGGCAAGGTTTATCAAAACCTGATGGTGGATATGCAGGCGACTAACATTAAGTTGGTTGATCGTGCCAGCCGTATGGTTTGCGAGGCCACCGGCTGTGCGGTTGCAGACGCCGTCGCCGCCCTCAGGCAGTCAAACTATGCGGTGAAAACCGCCATTTTAATGATCCTGAGTGAAGTGACGGCAGCGCAAGCTGAAACGTTACTGCTTAAACACAAAGGCTTTCTGCGTTCAGCATTGCGTGATTAA
- a CDS encoding lytic polysaccharide monooxygenase auxiliary activity family 9 protein — MKPRLKYPEWKASGFLLSGMMISFFSLWLPVKQAEAHGAVGYPIARQYQCFVEGGFWGNPANIRSADCRQAILNGGANPQWPFQQWNELSANPTNPGDFETVKRAVPDGLLCAGGDPRKRGLDDTPTTLWRKTKITPDNGYFQLRWDNTQAHNPSRMYIYITKPGYNPTQPLHWDDLEKIYDQQSPAPVPANNTGHVAGTVGTFYLLNVKIPEGRTGDAIIYSWWQREDAGNEGFFNCSDVTIEPEQGVSFPWKDGGRYYTPDLRPAPGDSVQFRVMGGNTQGLEAVNVRLPITSHNQASNVWTNELANVLNAQYASLVRVGVRNGNQIGYLATDFAANKIWLLKGYSSALDIIPGSPAPDPTPEAAPIARITAPASVQASTMASFSASQSTGQHISYKWAFRHFVPASSIGESVSVKAEDSTTELIGSVSLTVTDSHGRQATSEKTVRIIPQPSPGQYPQWSRADVSSYHAGTIVTGLDGHAWVCKPFPYSQWCSQSVPTSWTDQNWAYAPGSHAANALAEENRAWTALLH; from the coding sequence ATGAAACCACGTTTAAAATACCCTGAATGGAAGGCATCAGGATTTTTGCTGTCAGGAATGATGATATCGTTCTTTTCCCTCTGGCTCCCTGTCAAACAGGCTGAGGCCCATGGTGCAGTGGGCTACCCCATAGCCCGGCAATATCAGTGTTTTGTTGAAGGCGGGTTTTGGGGTAATCCGGCAAATATTCGTTCTGCCGATTGTCGGCAGGCGATTCTTAATGGTGGTGCTAACCCGCAGTGGCCTTTCCAGCAGTGGAATGAACTTTCCGCGAATCCGACTAACCCAGGAGATTTTGAAACGGTAAAACGTGCAGTGCCTGATGGCTTACTTTGTGCGGGAGGCGACCCCAGAAAGAGAGGGCTTGATGACACTCCCACAACATTGTGGCGCAAAACGAAAATCACGCCGGACAACGGATATTTCCAGTTGCGCTGGGATAACACACAGGCTCACAATCCCTCCAGGATGTATATTTACATCACCAAGCCCGGCTACAATCCGACGCAGCCCCTGCACTGGGACGATTTGGAAAAAATTTATGATCAACAGTCACCTGCTCCAGTCCCTGCAAATAATACCGGCCATGTTGCAGGTACAGTAGGCACTTTCTATCTGCTTAACGTCAAAATTCCCGAAGGCCGCACTGGCGATGCTATTATTTACAGTTGGTGGCAACGTGAAGATGCAGGCAACGAAGGTTTCTTCAACTGTAGTGATGTGACTATCGAACCTGAACAGGGCGTGTCTTTTCCCTGGAAAGACGGTGGTCGATATTACACGCCAGATCTTCGGCCTGCACCAGGTGACAGTGTGCAGTTCCGTGTGATGGGGGGAAATACACAGGGACTTGAAGCGGTCAATGTGCGCTTGCCAATTACCTCGCACAATCAGGCAAGTAACGTCTGGACCAATGAATTGGCAAACGTATTGAATGCGCAATATGCCAGTCTGGTCAGGGTCGGTGTGCGCAATGGAAATCAGATTGGTTATTTAGCCACGGATTTTGCGGCGAATAAAATATGGTTACTGAAAGGTTATAGTAGCGCCCTGGATATTATTCCTGGCAGTCCGGCACCGGACCCAACACCCGAGGCAGCGCCCATTGCCCGCATTACCGCACCCGCCAGCGTACAGGCCAGTACCATGGCAAGTTTCTCCGCGAGCCAGTCAACAGGCCAGCATATCAGTTACAAATGGGCGTTCCGTCACTTTGTTCCTGCATCAAGTATTGGTGAGAGCGTTTCGGTGAAAGCAGAAGATTCGACGACAGAGTTGATCGGTAGCGTTTCGCTTACCGTCACGGACAGCCACGGCCGTCAGGCTACTTCTGAAAAAACGGTGCGTATTATTCCCCAACCCTCTCCGGGCCAGTATCCGCAGTGGAGTCGCGCAGATGTGTCATCCTATCATGCAGGCACCATTGTCACAGGACTGGACGGACATGCCTGGGTTTGTAAACCTTTCCCATACTCCCAATGGTGTTCACAGAGCGTACCGACCAGTTGGACCGATCAGAACTGGGCATATGCACCCGGTAGCCATGCGGCAAATGCGTTAGCTGAGGAGAACCGTGCCTGGACAGCGTTATTACATTAA
- a CDS encoding MurR/RpiR family transcriptional regulator has translation MSSLLRIRQLYASLAQNERRLADFLLSQPERARYLSSQKLAEESGVSQSSVVKFAQKLGYKGFPALKMALSDAPTAKEAITVHNLILSDDPLKAVGEKLLVEKQSAIKATLNINSEEMLLETLRLLKEARRIVLVGIGTSGLVAKDFSWKLMKIGINAVAEQDMHALLASVQVLDVNDVLLAISYTGERREINLAAQEAKRLGANVLAFTDFTPNTLQQSATHCLYTVAEEQSSRRATISSTAAQLILTDLLFMGLVQRDPARASSHMCHSEALVDKLV, from the coding sequence ATGAGTTCACTGTTACGTATCCGCCAGCTCTATGCATCCCTGGCGCAAAATGAGCGTCGCCTGGCAGACTTTCTGTTATCGCAACCTGAGCGGGCGCGCTATCTCAGCTCGCAAAAGCTGGCAGAGGAATCGGGTGTAAGTCAGTCAAGCGTGGTGAAATTTGCCCAAAAACTTGGCTACAAGGGCTTCCCTGCCCTTAAGATGGCACTGAGCGACGCGCCGACCGCTAAAGAGGCCATCACCGTCCACAATCTCATCCTCAGCGACGATCCGCTAAAAGCCGTCGGTGAAAAACTGCTGGTGGAAAAACAGTCCGCAATCAAAGCAACACTTAATATCAATAGCGAAGAGATGCTGCTGGAAACCTTACGGCTGTTAAAAGAAGCCAGACGTATTGTTTTGGTCGGGATTGGGACGTCCGGTCTGGTCGCTAAAGACTTTTCATGGAAGCTCATGAAAATTGGTATCAACGCAGTTGCTGAACAGGATATGCACGCCTTGCTGGCCAGCGTTCAGGTACTGGACGTCAACGATGTGCTGCTGGCGATTTCCTATACCGGAGAGCGGCGTGAAATCAATCTGGCTGCGCAGGAAGCAAAACGTCTTGGTGCGAATGTGCTGGCTTTTACCGACTTTACCCCAAACACGTTACAGCAGTCGGCCACCCATTGTCTTTATACGGTAGCAGAAGAACAAAGCAGCCGCCGCGCGACTATTTCATCAACGGCAGCACAGCTGATCCTTACCGATCTGCTGTTTATGGGACTGGTACAACGCGACCCGGCGCGGGCCTCCAGTCATATGTGTCATAGTGAGGCGCTGGTAGATAAACTGGTTTGA
- the mltF gene encoding membrane-bound lytic murein transglycosylase MltF yields the protein MKRLKINYLFIGLITLALALALWPSIAWYGGVQNRVEQIKSRGVLRVSALASPLTYNTAGHAPTGMDYEMAKGFADYLNVKLHVTVRQNLSKLFDDLENGKADILAAGLIYTGERGSHFRTGPTYYSVSQQLVYRMGKVRPQNLGALKGRLTVASDSAYLSTLRNIRQNQYPDLDWAISTDKSPNALLEDVAGGKIDYTVGDSVSIALLQRIHPQLAVAFDITDEEPVTWYMPGDEGDDSFAAAMLDYYNSMNEEGTLARLDEKYLGHVGTFDYVDTRTFLRAIDSTLPCIQPLFQKYASEIDWRLLAAISWQESHWNPQATSPTGVRGMMMLTLNTAQSLNISDRTDPEQSIRGGNAYLIRMMAKVPTGIPEDERIWFALAAYNMGYVHMLDARKLTEKQKGNPDSWADVKLRLPMLSQKRYYSQTTYGYARGQEAYNYVENIRIYQSSLVGYLQDQEHRMAQQAAKDAERASGYPVVEPTIALN from the coding sequence TTGAAACGTCTCAAAATAAACTACCTGTTCATCGGGCTGATCACCCTGGCGCTTGCGCTGGCGTTGTGGCCGTCGATCGCCTGGTATGGCGGTGTGCAAAATCGGGTAGAACAGATCAAATCTCGGGGAGTATTGCGTGTGAGCGCCCTCGCCTCACCGCTGACATATAATACCGCTGGTCATGCACCGACGGGAATGGATTACGAGATGGCGAAGGGTTTTGCTGATTATCTCAATGTTAAACTGCATGTCACGGTTCGTCAGAATCTCAGCAAATTGTTCGACGATCTTGAGAACGGTAAAGCGGACATTCTGGCAGCCGGCCTGATTTACACCGGCGAACGGGGGTCACACTTCCGTACCGGGCCCACCTATTATTCTGTCTCTCAGCAGTTAGTGTATCGAATGGGTAAGGTGCGCCCGCAGAATCTCGGTGCGCTGAAAGGGCGACTTACCGTTGCCTCCGACTCCGCTTATCTTTCCACACTGCGCAACATCAGACAAAATCAGTATCCCGACCTGGACTGGGCTATTTCCACCGATAAAAGCCCCAATGCCCTGCTTGAGGACGTGGCTGGAGGTAAAATTGACTACACGGTAGGTGATTCGGTTTCCATTGCGCTATTGCAGCGTATCCATCCACAGCTTGCCGTGGCCTTTGATATCACCGATGAAGAGCCGGTTACCTGGTATATGCCAGGGGACGAGGGAGATGACAGTTTTGCCGCTGCCATGCTTGATTACTACAATAGTATGAACGAAGAAGGAACACTGGCTCGCCTGGATGAAAAATATCTGGGTCACGTTGGCACCTTTGATTATGTCGATACGCGTACCTTTCTGCGCGCCATTGACAGTACCTTGCCCTGCATTCAGCCTCTGTTTCAGAAATATGCCAGTGAGATTGACTGGCGCTTACTGGCCGCTATCTCCTGGCAGGAGTCACACTGGAACCCACAGGCAACCTCTCCCACGGGCGTGCGGGGAATGATGATGTTAACCCTCAATACTGCACAAAGCCTTAACATCAGTGATCGTACCGATCCCGAGCAAAGTATTCGGGGTGGCAATGCGTATTTGATCCGAATGATGGCAAAAGTCCCGACGGGAATACCAGAGGATGAACGGATCTGGTTTGCACTGGCCGCGTATAATATGGGCTATGTGCATATGCTGGACGCGCGCAAACTGACTGAAAAGCAGAAAGGCAACCCGGACAGCTGGGCAGACGTTAAGCTTCGCCTGCCGATGCTCAGTCAGAAACGCTATTACAGCCAGACGACCTACGGCTACGCGCGAGGCCAGGAAGCCTACAACTATGTGGAAAATATCCGTATCTATCAGTCAAGTCTGGTGGGGTATTTGCAGGACCAGGAACACAGAATGGCACAACAGGCGGCCAAAGACGCGGAACGAGCCAGCGGCTATCCGGTCGTTGAACCGACGATTGCGCTTAACTGA